The following coding sequences lie in one Macrobrachium nipponense isolate FS-2020 chromosome 45, ASM1510439v2, whole genome shotgun sequence genomic window:
- the LOC135214197 gene encoding uncharacterized protein LOC135214197 codes for MEEWHNQTPAPTYALAKRLNKTLTPYNPSKFCLTSSTEFPEKILDSHGDGTMASFDMESLFANVPVDETIGIILEKVYRNPDMQPLNIPEESPKTLLDICTKRTPFTTHRGQMFRQKDGMAMGSPLGVLFANFYMGTVEERVFSQHRCPRMYARYIDDIFIQADSKEEVEALRQRFLLNSALDFTIEFSSEDRLPFLDVLITKTTLKMTTTVYTKSTNLGLCLNR; via the coding sequence atggaggaatggcacaaccAGACACCTGCCCCGACCTACGCTTTGGCAAAACGCCTGAACAAAACCCTAACACCATATAACCCCTCCAAATTTTGCCTTACTTCTTCGACGGAGTTCCCGGAGAAAATCTTGGATTCCCATGGCGACGGTACTATGGCGTCCTTCGACATGGAGTCCCTGTTTGCCAACGTCCCTGTCGATGAAACAATAGGCATTATACTGGAAAAGGTCTACAGGAACCCTGACATGCAACCTCTGAACATCCCGGAAGAATCCCCTAAGACACTCCTAGATATATGTACGAAGAGAACCCCCTtcaccacccacagaggacagatGTTCCGTCAGAAAGACGGCATGGCAATGGGATCCCCCTTGGGCGTCCTCTTTGCCAACTTTTATATGGGTACCGTTGAAGAGCGGGTTTTTTCGCAGCACCGATGTCCCCGGATGTATGCTAGATACATTGATGACATATTTATTCAAGCTGACTccaaggaagaggttgaagcccttCGCCAGCGGTTCCTGCTCAACAGCGCACTTGATTTCACAATTGAGTTCAGCAGCgaagatcggctccccttccttgacgtcctaattacgaagactaccctGAAGATGACCACCACCGTCTACACCAAATCTACCAACTTGGGACTTTGCCTAAACCGATAG